The Cloacibacillus sp. nucleotide sequence GGCGGCTATCGCAATCAGCAGGACCAGCGGCACGGTGACGAAGCCGAGGGTAGCGATGATCCCGCCTAAAGGGCCGCCCCTCTTATTCCCCACAAAGGTCGAGACGTTGACGGCGATGATTCCGGGCGTGCATTGCCCGATGGCGTAGTAGTCCGTCAGTTCCCTCTCCGTTATCCAGCCGCGCTTTTCAATAAATTCATGGTGCAGGATAGGGTACATCGCAAGGCCGCCGCCGAAGGTCACGCCGCCGATTTTTAAAAATATGATATAAAGCCGTAAAAGGTCTTCCATCCGTACGCTCCCCGAGGTGTTTTTTGCCGGTACAGCCCGCCTCCCGGCGTTAAGTCCGGCGCTTTTATAAAAAGTATCGCCGCAGCCGGAACCGTATAAAGATATGGCGTTGACGTGCGGATGTCAAGGAAAGGTGATATTTTGAAAGGGTGCGGCGCCAGATTTCCAAAGCCTCCGCGGTGTCCAGCTATCTATTATCGCAGACGTTTCCGCCGGCGCGGCCGCCCCGTCCGCCGCCGGTGAGATGAAAGAAAGCGGCGCGGTCCCGAAGGCCGCGCCGCTTATTATCTGTCGCTTATTGTAAGAGCGGTCTTCTATTAGAGGAAGAAGCCCTTGATCTTGAGACCGTCGGCAACGCGTTTGATGGCGACGAGGAAGGCCGCGCGGCGCATCTTCACGTTGTGATCCTTAGCGTAGTCCCAAACTCTCTTGAAGTTGTCCTTCATGATCGGGACGAGGCGGTTATTGTACTCTTCCTCTGTCCAGAAGAATCCGGCGAGGTCCTGTACCCACTCGAAGTATGAACCGATAACGCCGCC carries:
- a CDS encoding chromate transporter: MEDLLRLYIIFLKIGGVTFGGGLAMYPILHHEFIEKRGWITERELTDYYAIGQCTPGIIAVNVSTFVGNKRGGPLGGIIATLGFVTVPLVLLIAIAASLRSFAHVPIVRSAFAGIRVCVCVLIVNAVLRLWKNSVVDLPTLLLFAAVFVLSAGSALMPFSVSPAVIVLAALLFGIVWQRRIRGKK